The DNA sequence TACGTCCGCTCGACCGGCCTGTGGGACGTCGCTCGCCCCCACCTGGAACGCCTGGTCGCGCGCACGAACGAATCGTGCTCGATCGCCCAGCTCGACGGCTCCGACATCGTCTACGTCGCCCGGGTGGCGGTCCCGAAGATCGTCGCGCTCGCCGTGCAGATCGGCACCCGGTTCCCGGCGCTGCCGACGTCGCTGGGCAAGGTCCAGCTCGCCGCGCTGCCGCCGGACGAGCTGGAGGCGGTGCTGGCCGAGCCGAGCCGGTCCGGGCTGGTGCCGCGCTGGCGGCCCGAACGCCCCGAACGCGACGCCGAGCTGCGCGAAGTCCGGGCCCGCGGCTGGGCACTGACCGACGAGCAGCTCGCGCCGGGCATCCGGTCGGTGGCCGCGCCGCTGCGCGACGGGTCCGGGCGGGTGATCGCCGGGGTGAACGTCAACTGCCACGCCGCGGAGACGCCGGTCGAGAAGCTGCTGGAGCACCACCTGCCGCTGCTGCTCCAGACCGCCGGGGAGATCAGCGCGGACTTCGCCCGCCTCGACACCGTCCCGCACGTCACCGTCCCCGCCGCGCCCTGACCGCCCCCTACCCCCTCGATTGGGGCCCACCCGCGCGTCGCCCCGAGGTCGCCCGGCCGCTGTACCGGGTGGGCCGGGCCCGTGCCTTGACCGCGCCGCCGCACGCGAGCAGACTGCGGACACCAGTCCGTCAGACGGACAGATGTGGAGGCGTTGCGTGGATCGACCCGAGGGCCCGCTGTCCGGGCTGCTGGTCGCGGACTTCTCCCGGGTGCTCGCCGGGCCGTACGCCACGATGCTGCTGGCCGACCTCGGTGCCGACGTCGTCAAGGTCGAGGGGCCGCAGGGCGACGAGACGCGCACGTGGATGCCGCCGGTGCGCGGCGACGTCTCCACCTACTACCTCGGCGTCAACCGCGGGAAGCGGTCGATCGCCCTGGACCTGCGCGACGAGGCCGACGCCGCGGCCGCCCGCGAGCTGGCCGCCCGCGCGGACGTGGTGATCGAGAACTTCAAGCCCGGCGGGCTGGCCAAGTACGGCCTGGACTACGAAACCGTCCGCGCGGCCAACCCCCGCGCCGTCTACGCCTCGATCAGCGGGTTCGGCTCGGGCGAAGGGCGGCACGTGCCCGGCTACGACCTGATGGTGCAGGCGATCTCGGGGCTGATGAGCCTGACCGGCGATCCCGACGGGCCGCCGTACCGGGCCGGGATCTCGGTGTTCGACGTGATGGCCGGCAACCACGCGGTGATCGGCATCCTCGCCGCGCTGCGCCACCGCGACGCCACGGGCGAAGGGCAGCACGTCGAGGTCAACCTGCTGTCCTCGGCGCTGACCGGGCTGGTCAACCACAGTTCCGCCTACGCCGCCGGTGGCGTGGTCCCGTACCGGATGGGCAACGCGCACCCGAGCGTCTTCCCCTACGAACCGCTGCCCACCGCGGACGCCGACCTGATCGTCGCCGCGGCCAACGACGGGCAGTTCCGCCGGCTGTGCGAGGTGCTGGACCTGCCGGACGTCCCGGACGACCCGCGGTTCGCCCGCAACGCCGACCGCACGAAGAACCGCGAAGAGCTCCGGCCGCTGCTCGTCGAGCGGCTGAAGACCCGCGCCGCGGTGGACTGGTTCGAAGCGCTGACGAAGGTCGGTGTCCCGTGTGGACCGATCAACACCATCGACGGCGGGTTCGCGATGGCCGAACGGTTCGGCCTCGACCCGGTCGTCGAGGTCGGTGAAGGTGACCGCGCCGTCCCGACCACGCGCCACCCGATCCGGTTCTCCGCGACCCCCGCCGCCTACCGGCTGCCGCCGCCCGAGCTCGACGAACACGGCGCCGAACTGCGCGCCTG is a window from the Amycolatopsis sp. cg9 genome containing:
- a CDS encoding IclR family transcriptional regulator C-terminal domain-containing protein, producing MPREGTGPDFIEALARGLEVITAFRPGRPAMTLAEVATAAGLARPTARRILLTLEELGYVRSDGRDYALTPRVLDLGVAYVRSTGLWDVARPHLERLVARTNESCSIAQLDGSDIVYVARVAVPKIVALAVQIGTRFPALPTSLGKVQLAALPPDELEAVLAEPSRSGLVPRWRPERPERDAELREVRARGWALTDEQLAPGIRSVAAPLRDGSGRVIAGVNVNCHAAETPVEKLLEHHLPLLLQTAGEISADFARLDTVPHVTVPAAP
- a CDS encoding CaiB/BaiF CoA transferase family protein; the encoded protein is MDRPEGPLSGLLVADFSRVLAGPYATMLLADLGADVVKVEGPQGDETRTWMPPVRGDVSTYYLGVNRGKRSIALDLRDEADAAAARELAARADVVIENFKPGGLAKYGLDYETVRAANPRAVYASISGFGSGEGRHVPGYDLMVQAISGLMSLTGDPDGPPYRAGISVFDVMAGNHAVIGILAALRHRDATGEGQHVEVNLLSSALTGLVNHSSAYAAGGVVPYRMGNAHPSVFPYEPLPTADADLIVAAANDGQFRRLCEVLDLPDVPDDPRFARNADRTKNREELRPLLVERLKTRAAVDWFEALTKVGVPCGPINTIDGGFAMAERFGLDPVVEVGEGDRAVPTTRHPIRFSATPAAYRLPPPELDEHGAELRAWLTEDRDA